A region from the Flavobacteriales bacterium genome encodes:
- a CDS encoding T9SS type A sorting domain-containing protein yields MDWEVGTGLVSPGPTGTPAIQSTTASNGYAMLCSDCGNNNTSTYEKSYLTTADPIDLSLYPNVILQFETQYRRFTTEQTYIAVSTDGINWPQPPSDTATVGLPVGLYAVWKDQELTQAVSPGNPTVKRINISDAAGGQANVWVRFYWYGIWGYAWYVDDVQIEQQPQFDLAISASLLSHTASRVNYGRIPASQYTGTMYATNTYENRGTGDQTNVSLTATTSAFTMNGTEPNMLAGDQFESVLNTTATLTEQVYECTFALTSDQSPSDDQPQDNQSVRRFEITGDVYSVDGIGNHPPGTELLTTVRTTTFAGAADGLYAMALYEVAAPFTAHGLEVLLGNGTETGGVLIASIHDSAAVIADDMSSPFVESDDLEIAQWHLDNGRIEIPFDPPVTLAPGAYYAAVQLFSSSNANVIRIIDDVTFPQPGRASMVNFPVDNHTYTNGNAYAIRLSSSPTVGLSEMPNDVDWIDVFPNPSAGAISIRMENNSSCSLELYDARGALLMSDTFTGKAELQLDGLGKGVYTVRVKDGTRTTVKRVTID; encoded by the coding sequence ATGGACTGGGAGGTCGGGACTGGTCTGGTGAGCCCCGGCCCAACCGGTACACCTGCGATCCAGAGCACAACAGCGTCCAACGGGTACGCTATGCTGTGTTCAGACTGCGGGAACAATAACACGAGCACTTATGAAAAAAGCTACCTGACCACTGCCGACCCGATCGACCTGAGCCTTTACCCTAATGTGATCCTACAATTCGAAACGCAATACCGCAGATTCACAACCGAGCAGACTTACATTGCGGTGAGCACAGACGGCATCAACTGGCCACAGCCGCCAAGCGACACTGCTACGGTAGGACTACCCGTGGGTCTGTACGCTGTTTGGAAGGACCAGGAGTTGACCCAAGCCGTCTCACCCGGTAACCCAACCGTGAAACGCATCAATATCAGTGATGCTGCCGGTGGCCAGGCGAACGTGTGGGTCAGGTTCTACTGGTATGGTATCTGGGGCTACGCTTGGTACGTTGATGATGTCCAGATAGAGCAGCAGCCCCAATTCGACCTGGCCATCAGTGCAAGTCTTCTCTCGCATACTGCAAGCAGGGTGAACTATGGCCGCATTCCGGCATCACAATATACCGGGACCATGTACGCCACGAACACGTACGAGAACCGGGGTACTGGCGACCAGACCAACGTTTCGTTAACTGCGACGACCAGCGCTTTCACTATGAACGGGACCGAACCGAACATGCTTGCTGGAGATCAGTTCGAATCCGTTCTGAACACAACGGCAACATTGACCGAGCAGGTGTATGAATGCACATTCGCGCTCACTTCGGATCAATCGCCGTCCGATGATCAACCACAGGACAACCAGAGCGTACGTCGCTTTGAAATAACCGGTGATGTGTACTCCGTGGACGGGATCGGAAACCATCCACCGGGAACGGAACTATTGACCACGGTAAGAACGACAACTTTTGCCGGTGCCGCTGACGGATTATACGCCATGGCGTTGTACGAAGTGGCAGCACCATTCACAGCACACGGCTTGGAGGTTCTGTTAGGGAACGGCACGGAAACTGGCGGGGTGCTCATTGCGAGCATACATGACTCCGCGGCTGTGATCGCTGACGACATGAGTTCACCCTTCGTCGAGAGCGACGACTTGGAGATCGCACAATGGCATCTTGACAACGGCCGGATCGAAATACCATTCGACCCGCCGGTGACACTCGCACCAGGGGCCTACTACGCAGCAGTGCAACTGTTCAGTTCGAGCAACGCCAATGTGATCAGGATCATTGATGATGTCACATTCCCTCAACCGGGCCGGGCGAGCATGGTGAACTTCCCAGTAGATAATCATACGTATACCAATGGCAACGCTTACGCAATAAGGCTTAGCAGCAGTCCAACAGTCGGACTGTCGGAAATGCCCAACGACGTTGATTGGATCGATGTGTTCCCTAATCCGAGTGCTGGCGCTATCTCGATCCGTATGGAAAACAACAGTTCGTGCTCCCTTGAACTGTACGACGCAAGAGGAGCGTTGCTCATGAGCGACACGTTCACCGGCAAGGCGGAACTGCAGCTCGACGGCCTTGGCAAAGGCGTTTACACTGTGCGCGTCAAGGACGGAACCCGGACGACCGTTAAACGCGTGACCATCGACTAA
- a CDS encoding CRTAC1 family protein, with product MSLLVLATTAMGQGGWTMITDASNPIVAFTSNGLYKGAAWVDYDNDNDIDLFAAPNFLFRNDGGGAFIQVTSVIGTAPLQFPGGSSWADADNDGDMDCALAQYPSGLYLNNGDGSFTDATTALDSLSELASWGCAFGETNGDGYPEVLYVHATGFHPAGAAQRPCRFYRSDGTFAPEPVRGYDFTESLAPYTVPYWSDYDLDGDMDLFIASGPGGSPGYDHCYRNMRIELGEDTLIEMTTEAFASVQQDGQCYNFIDADNDGDLDLCLTNYAGAASRFYRNNSGIYSPESTPWTTGLPRLANCWGDYDNDGDLDVVITSDYASVRYYSNDGTGTFTHEAGSISTANGSTGCANGDMDNDGDLDLFVYGSNASKALFRNDTVAGNRSWYSLKLVGTASGTTALGGLVRLKATINGVPRWQIREVNAQNSFQGHNDLRAHFGLGDATSIDSLEVRWPSGLVQSFGILAANARHTIVEGDAPTTAVPEAPNTTLDEEQLFTVQMESANDFMLVTTTAECPSGTWTLHRTNGQVLTTGRLSGSFKIPLGNLSNEVLLMSAGCGERKQTTPVPLIN from the coding sequence TTGAGCCTGCTTGTCCTCGCGACAACGGCGATGGGCCAGGGTGGATGGACCATGATCACCGATGCAAGCAATCCGATCGTTGCGTTCACCTCGAACGGCTTGTACAAAGGAGCTGCTTGGGTGGACTACGACAACGACAACGACATTGACCTGTTCGCGGCACCAAACTTCCTGTTCCGCAACGACGGTGGGGGTGCGTTCATACAGGTGACCAGTGTGATCGGTACCGCTCCGCTCCAGTTCCCGGGAGGATCGAGCTGGGCGGATGCGGACAACGACGGTGATATGGATTGTGCGCTGGCTCAGTATCCATCCGGGCTGTACCTGAACAACGGGGACGGAAGCTTCACGGACGCGACGACCGCATTGGACAGTCTTTCTGAACTCGCCAGTTGGGGATGTGCCTTCGGGGAGACGAACGGCGATGGGTATCCGGAGGTCCTTTACGTACATGCAACGGGCTTCCATCCGGCCGGTGCTGCGCAGCGCCCTTGCCGCTTTTACCGCAGCGACGGAACATTCGCCCCCGAACCTGTTCGTGGATACGATTTCACTGAGTCGCTGGCCCCTTATACCGTGCCATACTGGAGCGACTACGACTTGGATGGGGACATGGACCTGTTCATCGCCAGTGGTCCCGGGGGATCACCCGGATACGACCACTGTTATCGGAACATGCGGATCGAGCTAGGCGAAGACACCTTGATCGAGATGACCACCGAGGCTTTCGCGAGCGTGCAGCAAGATGGACAGTGCTACAATTTCATCGATGCGGACAACGACGGTGATCTGGACCTGTGCCTGACGAACTATGCTGGCGCGGCCTCGCGCTTCTATCGGAACAATAGCGGCATTTACTCGCCGGAATCTACACCTTGGACAACAGGACTTCCACGACTGGCCAACTGCTGGGGGGACTATGACAATGACGGAGACCTGGACGTGGTGATCACGAGTGACTATGCTTCGGTGCGGTACTATAGCAACGATGGCACCGGAACCTTTACCCACGAAGCGGGTAGCATAAGTACAGCGAACGGCAGCACGGGCTGCGCGAACGGCGACATGGACAATGATGGGGATCTGGACCTGTTCGTCTATGGATCGAACGCATCAAAGGCCCTATTCCGCAATGACACGGTGGCGGGCAACCGCAGCTGGTACTCCTTAAAGCTTGTCGGCACGGCCTCGGGCACGACCGCGCTGGGCGGGCTGGTGCGGTTGAAGGCGACGATCAACGGTGTTCCGCGTTGGCAGATAAGGGAAGTGAACGCACAGAACAGCTTCCAGGGGCACAATGACCTACGCGCGCATTTCGGACTTGGCGATGCAACAAGCATTGATTCATTGGAAGTACGATGGCCTTCAGGCCTTGTGCAAAGCTTCGGAATACTAGCTGCAAATGCACGGCATACCATAGTAGAAGGAGATGCGCCCACCACAGCGGTGCCCGAAGCACCGAACACCACGCTTGATGAGGAACAACTCTTCACAGTTCAGATGGAAAGCGCCAATGACTTTATGCTGGTTACAACGACCGCAGAATGCCCGTCGGGCACCTGGACCCTTCACAGAACAAACGGCCAGGTATTGACCACCGGACGGCTTTCAGGATCTTTTAAGATACCTCTTGGCAATTTGAGCAACGAGGTGCTGTTAATGAGCGCTGGGTGCGGAGAAAGAAAGCAGACCACCCCAGTGCCATTGATCAACTAA
- a CDS encoding T9SS type A sorting domain-containing protein has product MKPDDSYMIDHYSEPSRTMETPNAGTKRRNLNGSSVLHCFVKHFSCETARPTRSATTRTTTKEFSSKRWSLNGAMWLGMLTGPTGVGQVVYHEVLIDQQNQSITCVRATSDNGNIVCGSSQGSGGPGYEDGFIAKLDANGALQWKRAYGVGLVYEFLSRVIQTADGGYAAIGYSGSFNPGNTPELIVLRFNAAGGLLWSKGYPITYTEAGYDLIETSSGGFYVVGEHIAGTYSLYVIELDAYGSVLWSKIYNSAWNETPRGGALVASDGGLLIVGTAINVGGSSTHGFALKLTSGSGIEWWRSFGTIDDQETKITGAVEVPSGYLFCGYQFNGSGYDGLLVQLDQSGNHVWTKRYLGVALQSIALKHMGDGSDALVLTGEDYSTSAPDMAGLQVDMNGNTLWSYAYGTTSPSAEEAGYSVCVNSDSTITFGGWVWDSSNTPYDDGFIVRTDAEGQTAGCEIPLAISVDTTSVSVSIHSGNASVVVPTASDRLLPELNNLQMSTSCSSSPAAISEDILQARIAVFPNPATDILNITIAFSEAISVRPHVEMLDATGRTVLGPVEVTTTTQSASTAELDLDCHGLDAGAYYVRLRAGNATARSLSVLVIR; this is encoded by the coding sequence ATGAAACCTGATGACAGTTACATGATTGACCATTACAGTGAACCAAGCAGGACCATGGAAACACCAAACGCTGGAACAAAGCGCCGAAATCTGAACGGTTCGTCAGTGCTACACTGCTTCGTTAAGCATTTCTCTTGCGAAACCGCACGGCCCACACGATCGGCGACAACTAGAACCACCACCAAGGAGTTCTCTTCAAAGCGCTGGTCGCTCAATGGGGCCATGTGGCTCGGGATGCTCACGGGACCCACCGGGGTTGGGCAGGTCGTTTACCATGAGGTTCTGATCGATCAGCAGAACCAGTCGATCACTTGTGTGCGCGCAACTTCTGACAACGGGAATATCGTATGCGGATCGTCGCAGGGGTCCGGTGGGCCTGGATACGAAGATGGGTTCATAGCCAAACTGGACGCCAACGGAGCTTTACAATGGAAGCGTGCATACGGAGTTGGCTTGGTGTATGAATTCCTATCGCGAGTGATCCAAACAGCAGATGGTGGCTACGCGGCAATCGGATACTCGGGGAGCTTCAACCCGGGTAATACACCGGAATTGATCGTCCTCCGATTCAACGCAGCAGGCGGCTTGCTGTGGTCAAAGGGGTACCCGATCACATATACTGAAGCCGGCTACGACTTGATCGAGACCAGTTCAGGTGGTTTCTATGTCGTTGGTGAGCACATTGCGGGTACTTATTCGCTCTACGTGATCGAATTGGACGCATATGGAAGCGTTCTGTGGAGCAAGATCTACAACTCAGCTTGGAATGAAACGCCTAGGGGTGGAGCCTTAGTTGCAAGTGACGGGGGTCTGTTGATCGTCGGTACAGCCATCAATGTTGGTGGATCGAGCACGCATGGGTTCGCGTTAAAGCTGACCAGTGGTTCCGGCATCGAGTGGTGGCGCAGTTTCGGCACAATAGATGACCAAGAAACCAAGATTACCGGGGCTGTGGAGGTCCCGAGCGGATACCTATTCTGTGGGTACCAGTTTAACGGCTCTGGATATGACGGATTGCTTGTTCAACTCGATCAATCCGGTAACCATGTTTGGACAAAGCGCTACTTAGGTGTGGCGCTCCAGTCGATCGCCCTGAAGCACATGGGTGATGGATCGGACGCATTGGTATTGACCGGGGAAGACTACAGTACGTCCGCCCCGGACATGGCCGGGCTACAAGTGGACATGAATGGTAACACGCTCTGGAGCTACGCCTATGGGACGACCAGTCCAAGTGCTGAGGAGGCAGGCTATTCTGTATGCGTCAATAGCGATAGTACGATCACCTTCGGTGGTTGGGTCTGGGACTCGTCGAACACTCCTTATGATGACGGATTCATTGTGCGCACGGACGCGGAGGGCCAGACTGCTGGATGCGAGATCCCGCTGGCCATAAGCGTGGACACGACCAGTGTGTCCGTTTCGATCCATAGTGGAAACGCGAGCGTTGTTGTGCCGACCGCCTCCGATCGCCTACTCCCCGAACTGAACAACCTGCAGATGAGCACGTCTTGCTCATCAAGTCCGGCTGCGATATCCGAGGACATCCTTCAAGCCAGGATCGCAGTGTTCCCAAATCCAGCAACGGACATATTGAACATCACCATTGCATTCAGCGAGGCGATAAGCGTTCGACCCCATGTAGAGATGTTGGATGCTACTGGACGAACCGTTCTTGGGCCGGTGGAGGTAACAACAACGACCCAAAGCGCGAGCACAGCGGAGCTGGACTTAGACTGTCATGGACTTGATGCTGGGGCTTATTACGTTCGATTGAGAGCCGGTAACGCTACCGCCCGATCATTGTCAGTACTCGTCATCAGGTAA
- a CDS encoding VOC family protein yields the protein MKKVIGLGGVFFESENPAKLNSWYKKHLGFKTGEYGTNFSWRYGMDGTRTGYTQWVPCERDAEHFHPSDKRFMMSYRVHDLEALVEQLEASGISLLGKVTALHHGKFAYLLDPEGNKVELWEPNDTEYARICEGVTG from the coding sequence ATGAAAAAGGTGATCGGACTGGGCGGTGTGTTCTTCGAGTCAGAGAATCCGGCAAAGCTCAACAGTTGGTACAAGAAGCATCTTGGATTCAAGACGGGCGAATACGGGACAAACTTCTCATGGCGCTATGGGATGGACGGTACCCGCACTGGATACACTCAGTGGGTGCCTTGCGAGCGAGATGCTGAGCATTTCCATCCATCAGACAAACGGTTCATGATGAGCTATAGGGTGCATGATCTAGAAGCCCTGGTTGAACAGCTCGAGGCATCTGGTATCTCGCTCCTCGGGAAGGTAACCGCTTTACACCACGGCAAATTCGCCTATTTGTTAGACCCAGAGGGGAACAAAGTGGAACTTTGGGAACCGAACGATACTGAATACGCCAGGATCTGCGAGGGCGTGACCGGCTGA
- a CDS encoding T9SS type A sorting domain-containing protein, with translation MTIRYTLALYGVLTLAAASHGQWTALPDITMPEFDGGYSFVIDDMIYVGHGNELRMYDPAAAMWSERADFPGVGASRNGACSFVVNNKAYVGMGFANGMFHTDLWQYDPGTNAWSAETSFPGPARGGSGTFVLGGKGYLCGGTSTGPQFADVYSYDPESNIWTLETSLPTGNRGFTTAWSVGGYGYVFGGYTGFGNETAQVHRYDPVTDSWSAMADYPGGGRQSSLAFVFGTQVIVGMGHVGFTTAGTIFYQYDTGTNTWAPHGDFSGWPGGARIAPVGAVVGSTAYLGTGATLATFTPNGDWWSNSIAVGLDELESAETRLLVHPVPSGDQVTISWGMNGIGEIALFNTTGTLVFSTARTGTSTLLDLSGLPAGPYMARYRNNEGIVRTGRILKH, from the coding sequence ATGACAATTCGATACACACTCGCGCTATATGGTGTGCTAACGCTTGCGGCCGCATCGCATGGACAATGGACCGCACTCCCTGACATCACGATGCCGGAATTCGACGGCGGCTATTCGTTCGTGATCGATGACATGATCTACGTAGGGCATGGCAACGAACTCAGGATGTATGACCCGGCCGCTGCCATGTGGAGCGAGCGGGCCGATTTCCCGGGTGTAGGGGCAAGCCGGAACGGAGCCTGTTCGTTCGTTGTGAACAACAAGGCCTATGTCGGAATGGGCTTCGCGAATGGCATGTTCCACACCGACCTGTGGCAGTATGATCCCGGAACGAATGCATGGTCTGCGGAAACCTCGTTCCCGGGCCCTGCGCGAGGAGGTTCCGGGACCTTCGTCTTGGGAGGCAAGGGGTACCTCTGCGGCGGCACGAGCACGGGTCCACAGTTCGCAGATGTGTATTCCTACGACCCGGAGAGCAACATTTGGACCTTGGAGACGAGCTTGCCCACCGGCAATCGCGGGTTTACCACGGCCTGGTCCGTCGGCGGATACGGTTATGTCTTCGGGGGCTATACAGGGTTCGGCAACGAAACGGCACAGGTGCATCGATATGACCCTGTGACTGATAGCTGGTCGGCAATGGCCGACTACCCTGGAGGTGGCCGTCAAAGTTCTTTGGCATTCGTCTTCGGCACGCAAGTGATCGTAGGAATGGGGCATGTCGGCTTCACGACGGCAGGCACTATTTTCTATCAGTACGATACCGGAACAAACACTTGGGCACCTCATGGTGACTTCAGTGGTTGGCCAGGTGGGGCGCGAATAGCTCCAGTTGGGGCCGTTGTGGGCAGCACCGCGTACCTAGGCACCGGAGCAACACTCGCAACCTTCACTCCGAATGGTGATTGGTGGTCGAACAGCATCGCCGTCGGTCTGGATGAGTTGGAGTCGGCGGAGACCCGACTTCTGGTGCATCCGGTTCCTTCAGGCGACCAGGTCACGATCTCATGGGGTATGAACGGAATCGGCGAGATCGCATTGTTCAATACGACCGGCACCCTGGTGTTCAGCACTGCACGAACTGGAACCAGCACATTGCTTGACCTGAGCGGATTACCCGCTGGGCCATACATGGCACGATACAGGAACAATGAGGGCATTGTGCGCACTGGAAGGATCCTGAAGCACTGA